The Loxodonta africana isolate mLoxAfr1 chromosome 6, mLoxAfr1.hap2, whole genome shotgun sequence genomic interval GGCGCTGTTGGTGCaacggggcggggcggggggggggataAGGATGTATAAGTTCGACTCGTGCTACCACAGCTGAAGTTCTGGCTGGCTCCAGAGGGGTGCAGGAGGGTCCCAGGCCCCTCCCACCACCCTCCAGCTCCTCTGCTGTGCCACAGGGATTTCAAGGACGTGGAAGCTGCCTTACATGCCATGAAGAACGTGGCCCAGCTCATCAACGAAAGGAAGCGGAGGCTTGAAAACATCGACAAGATTGCGCAGTGGCAGAGCTCCATAGAAGACTGGGAGGTGAGGCCCAGAGGGCCCAGAAAAGACAGAGACCTTGGCCCTGTGCTTTAACACCATGCTTGTGCCTAAGAGTTGGCTGGTGCGGGGTAGGGGTGGTGGGGCAGAGGAGGCATCTGAAGCAGGGACACACTTCTGGAAGCTGGCAAGCAGGGACTCATGGCAGGAGAGTGCACCTGTTTCACCAAACTCCAGGAGCGGGCCTCAAGGGCCACTCTGTCCTAGTGAAGCGTGAAGAGTGGAAGGCCCTTGTGCAAAGACAATGCTATTCTCTTCCCATTGGCAGACAGCCAGTCCCAAAATGGGGCCCCACACAGAGGGAAGCCATTCCATTGCTCTGCTTCCAGGTGGACTCCTGACCTTAGCTAACTGTGGGGGCACCAGTAAAGGTActcaagaccaaaccaaaccaaaccaaacccaatgctgtcaattccgactcatagcgaccctataggacagagtagaactgcccaatagggtttccaaggaacacctggtgaatttcaactgccgaccatttggctggcagctgagctcttaaccactgtaccaccagggctccatagggcCTCAGGCATGACCAGCAATGGGTCATCCAGTCAGAGCCTCCTGGTTTGTTTGCAGGAACCAGTTTTGCCTCTAAAGCACCACCACACCCTGAACTAGGACATTTCTACCAGTCGGGCCATCAGCCTAAGGAGTGGCTGTAGGAACCCCCCACCTCTGCACCCCCATCAATCTGACtcctccctgagaccatggctccCTGTGGTGCCCTGCCCACTCCGTACCACACCCACACCAGTCCTGTCTCTATAGGCCCCTGCACAAATCAACCAAGAGGACCATCAGGACCAGCTGTAGAACTTTATAAAAATACAGATGTTTGCACCCCACCCTAGATATAATGAGTTAGAATCCCTGGAGTTGGGGGAGGGGCTGAGcaatgtttgtttttgcttttacatTTCCGTGGCAATTGATTCTGAGACTTAGCCCTGGTTAAGACTCCCTACAAAATACCAAACTGAAAGCAGCCTGCAGCTCCTGGCTGTGGCTGGCATCTTCAAGGAGTGGCCTAAGGGGCAGGCTGAGTCAGGAAGTCAGGCCCCAGTGAGACCATTCCAGGCTCTAAACACATTTCACTGGGAAGAGGACCACCTTAGCAGCCATGAAAACTGGCGTCAGAGTGACTTCCAGCCAGGCCTAGTTATTCTCTAGAGCAGCACTGACCAACAGGAATACAACGTGAGCCACACTGTAAATTTATACTTTCCAATAgccacctaaggagccctggtggaacagtggttaagcacttggctgctaaccaaaaggtcagttcgaacccaccagctgctcctcaaaagagagatgtggcagtctgcgtcggtaaatatttacagccttggaaaccctgtgcagcagttctagtctgtcctatagggtcgctgtgagtcagaatcgactcgacagcaacaggtttggtttggttttggtttgagctatcttaaaaaaaaaaaagacaacagatGAAACTCATTTTAATGTTTTAACTctatatccaaaatattaccaTCTccacatgtaatcaatataaaatgtACTTGAGGAAATATTTTACATTCATTATTTCATATGAAGTCTTCAAAACTGGCATTTTATACCTACCTCACATCTCAAGTGGCCACACCTCAAGTGCTCAATTAGCCACAGGAGGCTCCAGGCTCCCTGCTTTACAAAGATAACCAACTCATACGACAAACGTGGCCcaccttcctccctcttcccacCTTTGCTGCACCCAGAATACTTACTTCCCCGGGCTGCAGGGACGTCCTGCAGGCCCACCACGGCTTGTACTTGCTGCTGAAGCCCTGTGGATGCCACACCCCTCATCCCCAGGGCAGAGGCAGGAAGCAAAGATGGTTGAAGAGGCTTTCTCTGGGGCTCACAGTTAGGTGGGCTCAGCTCATGGCTCTCCTTGGGCTCCCCCAGGGGGAAGATCTCCTGGTCAGGAGCTCAGAACTCATCTACTCGGGGGAGCTGACACGCATTTTGCAGCCTCAGGCCAAGAGCCAGCAGagaatgtttttcctttttgaccATCAACTCATCTACTGTAAGAAGGTACCAGAGTCGCTGAGCCCTGGGCACAGGGTGGCCCCGCATCAATCAGGCAGAGGGAGTCAAGCCAGGGCCAGGTGCAGCTGCCCAGAGGAAAGCAGCCAGCCAGGTTCCCAAAAGGCCCACGGGCAACCCACAGGGCCAGAAGGAGGGTGGCTCTGCAGGGTGGGCCTATACTCAGGGCCGACAGGGGGCAGCCTGACTGGGGCCTGTGCTGTCGAGAACACCATAGCTAGGCTCTCCCGGGCCTGGACACTTCTTGCTCCTCAAGCCACCTTTTCTCTCCCTGCAAACCTTGCTCCTCCTTCCCAGCCCTGCAGTCCTCAGCCCTGTAACTTCTTGCAGGCTTCTCAAGCCACCTGTAGGGCCTGAGGAGCCCGCACCTACACTGCTTTGACTCCTCTCTTGATGAAACCTGACTGACCAAGATCTCTGCCTCACTGTGTGACCTGGCCACTtgtccctcccctcccaccccaccccactcccaggTGATGTAGAGTTCAGCTTCCGCACTGTTTCCATGGCTGCCATCCCAGCTGCAGCCCCTCTGCCCTCCTAAAATAGAGACTGACTCCCATGCAGGGTTGGATTGTCCAGTAAGCGAAGTActcacaggcttacttgtgcttacttactaatctgtagtgcacaatttcaactgttcttcaccacatcaaaggtggtaaaacccatgtgaaattgtgcattaCAGATTAGTACGTAAACAAAAGCCcacgcataccttgcttactggttaatctctTCCTGCTCCCAGACCAGACACGCAGAGGCATCAGAAGCTGTTTCCAGAACTAGAGACTCCCCCCAGGACTGGGGCTGGACCAGGGGCATTCACAGGTTCAGCAAACCTTGGTCAGGAGACCCACTGTCCCATGGTGTGTACCTGTGGTGGACACCCCCAGGACCCTTCCTGTAAAGAGGAGCTGGCCTCAGGCAGGGCCCTGGCAAGGGTTCGGAAGGGCCAGGAGGGTCCCTACCAGCAGGCTGGGCACCACCTGATGGCATCTCTGGCAGGACCTGCTCCGCCGTGAAGTCCTGTACTATAAGGGCCGCGTGGACATGGACCGCCTGGAGGTCGTGGATGTGGAAGATGGGAAGGACAGAGACCTCCATATGAGCATCAAGAATGCCTTCAGGCTATGCTGCAGCACCACGGGGGAGAGCCATCTGCTGTGCGCCAGGAAGCCCGAGCAGAAGCAGCGCTGGCTGAAGGCTTTTGTCAGTGAGAGGGAGCAGGTGCGGCTGGACCAGGAGACAGGTGCGTGACCCTGCTCAGCCTTGTCCTCCTCACCTGAACATGAGGCGGTCAGAACCACCTGCAACTGTGAGACAGCCCCTGTCCATCATACAAGGGCCCTTCTCAGTCCTAGGAGTGTGAACCTGCACTGCCTTCATCACCCTACTGGCAGGAGCAACCCCTTCCTCTCAGCATGCAGCCGCAGGGCCCTGCCACTGTCCTGGGTGCGTCTGGGGTGGGGGGTTGCTTGCACAGGGTTTGGGCCCCTCTGCTCACCGCCCCAGGTTGCTCGGACCTGAGGGAGCCCCCTTCCAAAGCAAGCCCTgggagaggattagggtggaatatGGGGGCTGCCCTCCAGAAGCCTCCCCCACAGCCCCCACGTGACCAGGGCATCTCCCCACTGCACCCCCGCCTGCCCCTGGGCCCCGTGGGAGATGCAGGGAGAGAGACTGCCCTCAGGGCTCCAGGCAGTGGGGAGATGGGCCTCTGGTAACAGGGAGGGGAGTGCAGCATGTGAAGCAGAGGACACATGGCCAGATGAGGTCCCAGCAACCTCTCTTCCCAGGTAGGGCCAAGGGCTGGGCGTCCACCCATAGGCTGGTGCAGCCCAGGTACAAAAGCATGTGGAAGGGCTGCCTCATCCTTGGCAGAGATGCCCAAGGGGTCCTCACTGTGTCCCCGCCCCACCCCAGGCTTTTCCATCACAGAACTGCAGAGGAAGCAGGCCATGCTGAATGCCAGCAAGCATCGAGCTGCTGGGAAGCCTAAGGGTAAGCCCCCTGTTCCCATCTCCTGGGCCACACACACCCATCCTGACACGAGCCATGACCAGGTGTCTGCCCCTGAAGGTTGGTGACTGAGGGGCTGCCAGTGACAAAGCAGGCAGCCCACAGCATCTCACTGACCTGCACAGCTCCCTGCAAAGGAGCAAACGGCCCCACTCCCTCAGGCCTGGAGCCCCAAAATGTCAATGGCACACGCCATGGAGGAGTCCAGAGCCCTCATCTTCCCAGCACTCCTACCATCACCTCTGAAGGCCACAGAAGGGCAGGGCATGTGCCAGCAGCTCATTGGTGGCCAAGGTGGCCCCTGGGTGTAGTCAGCCCAAACCTTGCTGAAGCAAGTCTTTTGTGTGGCAGAGCTGTCACCTGTGGGAGACCTAAGGCAGAGCCATGGAACGGGCCCAGGTCCACCCCTCCCACAGCGCAGGCTGCCACCCTGCCCTGTGCCATGTGACCCGCTTGTGTCATCTTCCCTCTGCCCAGCCACCAGCCGGCCCTACTACCTGACACGCCAGAAGCACCCAGCACTGCCGGCCGGCCTACCCCCCCAGCAGCAAGTCTTGGTGCTGGCAGAGCCCAAGCGGAAGCCGTCTACCTTCTGGCACAGCATCAGCCGGCTGACACCCTTCCGAAAGTGAGCCTCACACCCTCACTCCCTGCACCCGGCCCAACAGCACTTTGGACTGCCTCAGCAAAGGGCCACGATGCACTACGGTGCTTCAGCTCTTCTGCTGCGTCCTCCATATCCAGCCTTCCTTTGCCTGTTTATTTTGCAAACTGGAAGTGAGTAGGGCTGAGGCAAAGGGATTCTGGATGCTGCCAGGAGTGAGCCAGGTTCTGTCTTACCACACTTGGAGACGGTGCCAGGACAGCAGGGGGTGCCCCAACACATgcagcaccccacccccccaccccaccccacaggcCTGCCTGACTCCTGTGCAGGGCCTTTTGCCAGCTCTGCTTTGGACCTGAAAGCCCTGCCTCAGAGTTCCCCCACCTTCTCCTCTTGCAGCCCTGGGCCAAAACACTGTGGCCACTTTGGACCCTCTTCTTTGGAAATCTGATCATCCCTCCACCTCCTCCTGCTTTCTCTGGGCAGGAGGGAAAGATGCTTGGGCCCTTAGCTGCCTGCACAGCCCTCTACCATCCTTGCAGGCCCCAGCCCCTGCCAGTGGTGTCAAGCACTACAGCCTGAGAATGGGAAACAGGAACTCTGTGCCTAGACATCTGGCCCAGAGCCCACCTGTTTTTCCCCACCCTTCTCTGGACACTCCTGGCTGCTGGacactctcttcatctgtgtttatTTACAgtgggaagaaaagaaaactgtACTCAGctgtgctattagagtttgtagCCAGTCCATCTGTAGCTGTGGGCTTACTCCTGAACCTGGTTCCTATTTTCcttgtttggattttgttttgttttctaactatGGAGAAAAAGAACTGTTAGTGACACAGAAAGATTGCCTTACCCCCAAGCGTGAGAAGCCATAAGGACTGAATCCTGCAACCCAGCATCTAGTGCCTGTCAACCCCAGGCAGGACTGTGGAGGAGGGAGTCCCAGCAAGGATCAAGGAGTGTGCGGATGCCAAGGGCCCACCCCAGCCCAGGGGAGCTCAGCAGCATGTACAGTCACTCTTGCACTAAACCTTCTCCAAGCCGGAACAAAATTTCATAAAGAAATCTTGTGAAAAGTAACCTAGCTGCCAGTCACTGTGTCTCCTATTGGGTGTTTGTATTTTTCCTCAACATGCCCTGTTCCTTTTTGCCCCCATTATCCCATCTCTACCCTAGTTCTTACTTTGAAGAGAAGGAATGAGCCCCACAGCCTGAAGGGAGTTGTCGGGGGCGGGGGGCTCATCCTGGTTGTAGACCACAGCGGTCAGGCCCTTGATGAGACATGCTAAGGTGGCAGGACAGGCTCCAGGGAGGCCACAAGGAGCTGGGGAGAACTGGGACAATGAAGGGGGAGAGCAGGGCCAGGGTTAGCCTGGTATGTGCCCAGACCCTGTTCCGGTGAGGGATGAAACTGGCTCAGCCCCCTTCCTCAAAGGGCCCAGAAGCCCAGGGATTCAAGGAAGGCTGCTTCCCAGAAACTACAGTTCGCTGAAGTGGGGAAATGAGTCTGGGGGAGAGGTGAAACTTAATCTTTTGGGGGCTCAGcatcctcatctgtgaaatggggaggaATTTGATTTCCCAGGAGGAGGTGCATCACATGACCTAGGAGAGCAGGTGTGCAGGgctgtttcccttcctttcaccCCCTGGGAAACGGTCCTTCACACCCTTATTCACTGCCAAGGTCACTGAGGGGCTGAAGACAGCAAGGGCTTTCTTCCTGAAACCCCAGATAGTctcctaccttgagaccagaagctACAACACCTCCCAGTCATGCCAAGCTACCTCTAAACAAAGTACCTACAGAAAAACGAAGAAAAACAGAATATGCAACACAAGTCAATCTTTATTGAAAACTGCAGTATTAATACATAACAATTCTTGTTACGATAAACGtgcttttaagaattttaaatcTGAGCTCATCTACTCATCAGAttgcataaaaaattaaaataggaaGAATTTACACATAATTGAACTGGCTCAGGATGGATTTCTCCATTCCTTTGTATCGACACAGTAAGTTCAATGCAGAGGTGAGGGACGCCTTTAACACTGGAAGACAATGCTGACTTAAGCGTAAAAAAAGTACCAATAGAATGGTCTAGGAAACAGTATTTaagtcattaaaacaaaaaaacaacaaaaaaaaaacccatttcctGTTTAAACACAACCCATAAGGCTCCTTGGGGCCTCTCTCAAAGTGgctctcacagcaaccctgccaGGAGCGCAGGACAGCTGCTTTTCTATCTGGCCACAGCATTCCTGACCACTAGTCTGCACAAGGAGCCACAGGAGGCACTCTGAGGGGCCAGTGGCCTGCTGGGCACCACCACCATGCAAGAAGACTTCCATATTGGCTCCAGGAGGCCAAGACTGACACCTGTCACCTCCAGTGGCCCAATACCGTGCAGGAAGATGACTAGGAGCACACGCTGTCTCCTGAAGCTCCTCTTGGACTCCCTAGACAGAGATGCCCAGAAAGGTTTCTTTTGCCTCTGGTCTCCCTGTCTGCAGTGGACAGGGAATCCCGACTAACCTCTAGTCCTGTGGATCAAAAATAAGACTATCCCCACAGGTTTTCTGTTCCTCAAATGAAGTGGAGGTGGAAGAAAGGGTCAAACCTTCCCAACAGGTTTATCTAAGAGCAACATCACAGTTTTGTACCTGAAATGATCAGACCCTCCCCTCAGAGAATTACCTGCAGTATATTCAAGAGTCTACTGCACCTTCAGAAAGCTTAGGCTGAATAATACACAATTCAGGAAAATGTACGctgacacacacaaaaatctgAGATGTAGAGAGGGGAGCTAAGCATTCTGCCCCCTCCCTTAAGCCCCACTGCATTCCTCTTTTgagaccctccccccacccccaaaagcaCCAGAGAGAACCAGAAGCTGCCCTTACTTCATGCTCCCCGAAGCTAGTGATGCTGTACTCCCTGGAACCTACCCTTGCATCCACTAGAATGTCAGACAAGGTATCCTGTCCTGTTTAGTTAGGCCATTAGCTGCCGGATGAGGAGGAAGTGGCGCAAATGGTCAGTTAATACTGTTTTCAAATGTTTAAAATGGGCAGGTAAAGAAGTCTGTACATGCCATTTAGAACAGACCTTAGTATTTACATAGCTGGTGTACACCACTTTCCCCCTGGCACCCTCAGAGAAACCAAATGTGAGCAATACTACCAGGTATTAGTACGTTTTGCATTATCTTTAAGAATGTATTTTCCCTCATTACTGGAGTGTCCCCAAAAGACACACGCAAATCACCTTCAGGCCTCATTTATTACAGCCAGGTGATGCTACCCGGTGGAGCAAGGAACTGTGTGCCCAACTTGGGGAGGGCAGGCTCTCTCATGTCCCGTAAATACTAAGTTTGCATAGCACTCAATAAACAGTGTCCCAGAATAGCCACTGATGGGCCTAATGACGCTACCTACACTAGAGACTCAAAAGGTTCTGAAGTGCCTCCGTACTGATGAGCCTGGCTGCTCCACGAATGGCCCAGCCAATGCTGGCCTCCTTCTCAGAGGCAGCAGGCCAGTCTGCTGAACACACAGCAACTCAGTCCAGATCCAAACCAGATTTCCATTAACACAGAAACAGCAGTATCTACACATCTGATGTAATAACCTCGCGGACCTTGGGTTGTAAGTTGTATAACAAGATTTTCTAAAACATCCATGACGTCATCCATGTCTACAGGAATCAGGCCCTTTTGCTTGCCTGCTTTAGCTTCTAAAAGAGCCGTAATTCAGCTGAAAGACTCTCAAATCAGGAATATCATATGCGAAAAAGCAAAATTTCTCAGAATCTTCCACTACTGTGCTTGGGATCTCAAATTACACAACTTTTTAACAGAAGTTTGACCCAAGTTGTACTCAATGGTACTGGAGTTAAATGCTGCTGAAATTACTGTCTGTGAGAGTTTTGTTACTATTCATATGCCTAGATTCTTACCTGACAAGCTCTACCTTTTATCATCATAAGGTATTTATTGATAGCTGATGCCCTGATAATTTCAAAACTGAAAAGACTTCCTCATGGATGCATTCCATAATGCAAAGTGTTTGATAAACAGCCTCCCAACTCAACttcacaaaagggaaaaaaaattaaaaattataaagggGAAGAGAAGTGTTTATGAAGctgatgtaaaagaaagaaatgcaaccCGCTCATCTTTCTCTTGAAGTTTAATTCAGCGCTTGTGAAAACACTCACCCCGTGTGTGCCAGCATCCAAGCAAGTCTGAAGAGACATCCTAGATAGCTTCTCATCCTGAATTCAAATGACTACACCTCTTACAGGAAGTTGTGTGTGTGGTTTTCTGCTTTTTAttgtttggggtttttgtttaaATACACACTAAAATCGTAAATATCTTCTAATCTATTATTCCTAATCTGGGAAAACCGACTTCTCTATCAGTCGGGTCAGCCCCTGGAACCCTTAGAACCTGTTAATATTGCAAGCAAACCCATTAACTACGCAAATGGAATCATCAACACAGacttgaaaaaatgaacagaTTCTAACTGTGTACCTGGGGTAAATGTCTGCTACACACACACGCTAAGGTGGGTTAAGTGCTCATAAAGCAATTTAAAGTACTTATCAGTAAACACTCTATGTTAATAGATATCAGGAATAAGGAATTTTATTTACAATGA includes:
- the ARHGEF4 gene encoding rho guanine nucleotide exchange factor 4 isoform X5, which translates into the protein MRTNVINEILSTERDYIKHLRDICEGYIRQCRKRADMFSEEQLRTIFGNIEDIYRCQKAFIKALEQRFNRERPHLSELGACFLEHQADFQIYSEYCNNHPNACVELSRLAKLSKYVYFFEACRLLQRMIDISLDGFLLTPVQKICKYPLQLAELLKYTPPQHRDFKDVEAALHAMKNVAQLINERKRRLENIDKIAQWQSSIEDWEGEDLLVRSSELIYSGELTRILQPQAKSQQRMFFLFDHQLIYCKKDLLRREVLYYKGRVDMDRLEVVDVEDGKDRDLHMSIKNAFRLCCSTTGESHLLCARKPEQKQRWLKAFVSEREQVRLDQETGFSITELQRKQAMLNASKHRAAGKPKATSRPYYLTRQKHPALPAGLPPQQQVLVLAEPKRKPSTFWHSISRLTPFRK
- the ARHGEF4 gene encoding rho guanine nucleotide exchange factor 4 isoform X4; this encodes MDDQELGFKAGDVIEVMDATNREWWWGRITDGEGWFPATFVRLRVNQDEPADDEAHQVQEDGRVADGEAEEGSLVQSSKDQMRTNVINEILSTERDYIKHLRDICEGYIRQCRKRADMFSEEQLRTIFGNIEDIYRCQKAFIKALEQRFNRERPHLSELGACFLEHQADFQIYSEYCNNHPNACVELSRLAKLSKYVYFFEACRLLQRMIDISLDGFLLTPVQKICKYPLQLAELLKYTPPQHRDFKDVEAALHAMKNVAQLINERKRRLENIDKIAQWQSSIEDWEGEDLLVRSSELIYSGELTRILQPQAKSQQRMFFLFDHQLIYCKKDLLRREVLYYKGRVDMDRLEVVDVEDGKDRDLHMSIKNAFRLCCSTTGESHLLCARKPEQKQRWLKAFVSEREQVRLDQETGFSITELQRKQAMLNASKHRAAGKPKATSRPYYLTRQKHPALPAGLPPQQQVLVLAEPKRKPSTFWHSISRLTPFRK